The proteins below come from a single Desulforegula conservatrix Mb1Pa genomic window:
- a CDS encoding LysM peptidoglycan-binding domain-containing protein: MNSENENQDNSFSMEKEYMDVRRMSSKSSQDVLGKIEKPLMVMGGLIILGALAFFVWTPFKNKTNAPDPALEAIKALEARVLQLEQTIVTINEKLQVSSSDEIKARLDKIESSAFQRIDALEQKADQLSANISSARKQVAAAESKPAADKQKDSAKAKQAVKKDAPAKQTNSAAKAKSATHLVKSGETAYSVSKKYGMTVDELRKMNNLGASNTIVPGQKLKVK; encoded by the coding sequence ATGAACTCAGAAAATGAAAACCAGGATAACTCGTTCAGCATGGAAAAAGAATATATGGATGTCAGAAGAATGTCTTCTAAATCATCCCAGGATGTTCTTGGCAAGATCGAAAAACCGCTGATGGTGATGGGCGGGTTGATAATTCTTGGAGCCTTGGCTTTTTTCGTTTGGACGCCATTTAAAAACAAGACCAACGCACCTGATCCAGCTCTTGAAGCGATCAAGGCACTTGAGGCCAGAGTTCTTCAGCTTGAGCAGACCATTGTTACCATCAATGAAAAACTTCAGGTTTCTTCGTCTGATGAAATAAAAGCAAGGCTTGATAAAATAGAATCGTCCGCATTCCAGAGAATTGATGCTCTTGAGCAGAAGGCGGACCAGCTGTCCGCAAATATTTCATCTGCAAGAAAGCAGGTAGCTGCTGCAGAATCAAAGCCTGCGGCTGATAAACAGAAAGATTCCGCCAAAGCAAAGCAGGCTGTAAAAAAAGATGCCCCGGCTAAGCAGACTAATTCTGCTGCCAAAGCCAAGTCAGCGACACATCTTGTCAAGTCCGGTGAGACAGCGTATAGCGTAAGCAAGAAATATGGGATGACTGTGGATGAACTGAGAAAAATGAACAACCTAGGTGCATCAAATACAATAGTTCCGGGACAAAAACTAAAAGTCAAATAA